From a region of the Acinetobacter larvae genome:
- a CDS encoding type VI secretion system Vgr family protein: MFNNIQNILADLGLSAQKRAIHAQFSNSSLNEKVFLQRIEGEHGLNQGFTADLICLSLDATIALKEFIGCQLAVDQVTDRGELFRSTGIVSAASQGQSDGALTVYKLTLQDATTLWHKRRNSRVFMNKSVVDVIQALFKEWQQKSPLFAASLKLDLSGLSKDYDIRPFIMQANETDYDFLTRLMRAEGINWLIDEAQLIVANSSESIQAQKLRLIDSNDQYQALNRRSIRFHRSDATEQFDSITRFVAQRSLQPTAVYLNRWQADALDIDEGAGSVLTTQQHSSQQDSASLGLEDAWTISPAWMQDLKGEDGATPSGNRQVEDLNKNISAYHNTQAKQFIAQSTVRDAQVGYWFSFEEHPEIDSHSGADKEFLIIAKSFYNQNNLPKDLNTQIQALVSKSQWQQSTSSDERQANSLTLQRRNIAIVPEYNPLQHRPAAYPQRARVVGPAGESIHVDEWGRIKVRFLFTRSEDHSHDGGAGSNDNDSDSAWVDVLTPWAGEGYGARFLPRIGEIVAIDFFDGNVDRPFVLGRIHEAQRSPTQFDTMGQLPDTRRLSGIRSNEVGGGGYGQLRFDDTAGQISTQLQSSHGASQLNLGNLSHPKSAEASDGRGEGFELRTDQWGAVRAGQGLLLSTFKQNLAKGDHIDAEEAKKQLELSHTNLKALSDVAKNQQTDEIESIEQLKEFAEQIQLDIAKFQKALLVLNSPDGIALSTPEHLYLSADGKINQIAGDSINVSTQKDLIGHALGKVSLFAAQSGIKQVAAKGKLELQAQDDALDVLAKAGIRIASTEDRIEISSPKEIVIVGDSSKITLNGSGIFPQTAGKFEVKAGQHIFQAGANAGQSVQLPKPKPMKGALELLRSYGGDDFFKQTAYKVTDVLGKEMSGKLDGNGFAQIIGIAPGPAIVEFEKDERSAWQKSSDFGRDYQWAAEGGLLKNVTNKLKNAVGNAGQNMMSQLKDNLLSADGTSLKDIGKNALQNTAGQALGQMKEQLTGTAMQGLASQLNIGLSAEQLGGLVQNTQQAAQAIQAIKEQGLSAVTDSASSLLQQSLVAQTTSLQTQQHAGINPQSSIPMTGFVTGPKNG, translated from the coding sequence ATGTTCAATAATATCCAAAATATACTCGCCGACTTAGGACTGAGCGCACAGAAGCGCGCCATACACGCACAGTTTTCCAATTCATCGCTCAATGAAAAAGTATTCTTACAACGTATTGAGGGGGAGCATGGTCTCAATCAGGGATTCACTGCTGATCTGATCTGTTTATCTTTAGATGCCACGATTGCACTCAAAGAATTTATCGGTTGTCAGCTTGCAGTAGATCAAGTGACTGATCGAGGGGAATTATTTCGTAGCACAGGCATTGTTAGTGCAGCCAGTCAGGGGCAAAGTGATGGGGCTTTGACGGTCTATAAATTGACCCTACAAGATGCCACGACGCTATGGCATAAACGTCGTAATAGTCGTGTATTTATGAATAAAAGCGTGGTCGATGTAATCCAAGCGCTATTTAAAGAATGGCAGCAAAAAAGCCCACTCTTTGCCGCCAGTTTAAAATTAGATTTAAGCGGTTTAAGCAAAGACTATGATATTCGACCTTTTATTATGCAGGCCAATGAAACCGATTATGACTTTTTGACGCGCTTAATGCGTGCTGAAGGCATCAATTGGTTAATTGATGAAGCACAGTTAATCGTAGCCAATTCTTCTGAATCGATTCAGGCACAAAAACTTCGCTTGATCGATAGCAATGATCAGTATCAAGCACTCAATAGACGCTCAATACGTTTTCATCGCAGTGACGCCACTGAGCAATTTGACAGTATTACCCGTTTTGTCGCGCAGCGTAGCTTACAGCCGACAGCGGTTTATCTTAATCGTTGGCAAGCCGATGCCTTGGATATCGATGAGGGTGCAGGTTCTGTGCTGACCACACAGCAACATTCTAGCCAACAAGACAGTGCCAGTTTGGGGCTAGAAGATGCGTGGACCATCAGCCCCGCTTGGATGCAAGACCTAAAAGGCGAGGATGGGGCAACGCCTTCGGGTAATCGCCAAGTAGAAGATCTCAATAAAAATATCAGCGCCTATCACAATACACAGGCGAAACAATTTATTGCACAGTCGACAGTACGTGATGCACAAGTTGGCTATTGGTTTAGCTTTGAAGAGCATCCAGAGATCGACAGCCACAGTGGTGCGGACAAAGAATTCCTGATTATTGCCAAGTCTTTTTATAATCAAAATAACCTGCCCAAAGACCTCAATACTCAAATCCAAGCCTTAGTCAGCAAAAGCCAATGGCAACAGTCTACATCATCGGATGAACGTCAAGCCAATAGCTTGACTTTACAGCGTCGCAATATTGCAATTGTGCCCGAATACAATCCCTTACAGCATCGACCAGCAGCCTACCCACAGCGTGCGCGCGTGGTTGGACCAGCAGGTGAGAGCATTCATGTAGATGAATGGGGGCGGATCAAAGTACGTTTCTTATTTACCCGAAGCGAAGATCATAGCCACGATGGTGGTGCCGGCAGCAATGACAATGACAGCGATTCCGCTTGGGTGGATGTACTGACGCCTTGGGCGGGTGAAGGCTACGGGGCAAGGTTCTTGCCGCGGATTGGTGAGATTGTGGCGATCGACTTTTTTGATGGCAATGTTGATCGACCTTTCGTATTAGGTCGGATTCACGAAGCACAGCGTAGCCCAACCCAGTTTGACACAATGGGTCAACTGCCGGATACCCGACGTTTAAGTGGTATACGCTCCAATGAAGTGGGCGGCGGAGGCTATGGGCAATTACGCTTTGACGATACCGCAGGGCAAATTAGCACGCAGTTACAAAGTAGTCATGGCGCCAGCCAGCTCAATTTGGGGAATTTAAGCCATCCCAAATCTGCCGAAGCAAGTGACGGGCGTGGTGAAGGCTTTGAGTTAAGGACAGACCAATGGGGTGCAGTCCGTGCGGGGCAAGGTTTGTTGCTTTCTACATTTAAGCAAAACTTAGCTAAAGGCGATCATATAGATGCAGAGGAAGCCAAGAAACAGCTTGAGCTAAGCCATACCAATTTAAAAGCACTAAGTGATGTTGCCAAGAATCAACAAACTGATGAGATTGAATCAATTGAGCAATTAAAAGAGTTTGCTGAACAAATTCAATTAGATATTGCTAAATTTCAAAAGGCATTACTGGTGTTAAATTCGCCTGATGGAATAGCACTGAGCACACCAGAGCACCTATATTTATCGGCAGATGGCAAGATCAACCAAATTGCAGGTGATAGCATTAATGTCAGTACGCAGAAAGATTTGATTGGTCATGCATTAGGGAAAGTGAGTTTATTCGCAGCACAATCTGGGATTAAGCAAGTTGCTGCTAAGGGTAAGTTGGAACTGCAAGCACAAGATGATGCTTTGGATGTATTGGCTAAAGCGGGCATTCGCATTGCATCAACAGAAGATCGCATTGAAATCAGTAGCCCGAAAGAAATTGTGATCGTTGGTGACTCTTCAAAAATCACTTTAAATGGTTCAGGAATATTTCCACAAACTGCTGGTAAGTTTGAGGTCAAAGCGGGGCAACATATTTTTCAAGCGGGAGCAAATGCTGGTCAATCAGTGCAATTACCTAAGCCTAAACCGATGAAAGGTGCTTTAGAGCTATTACGTAGTTACGGTGGTGATGATTTCTTTAAACAGACCGCTTATAAAGTGACGGATGTATTGGGTAAAGAAATGAGTGGAAAGTTGGATGGCAATGGCTTTGCACAGATTATAGGAATTGCACCAGGGCCCGCCATCGTTGAGTTTGAAAAAGATGAGCGTAGTGCTTGGCAAAAATCTAGTGATTTTGGACGAGATTACCAATGGGCAGCAGAAGGTGGTTTACTTAAAAATGTAACCAATAAACTAAAAAATGCCGTAGGGAATGCTGGGCAAAACATGATGTCGCAGCTTAAGGATAATTTATTGTCTGCCGATGGCACTAGCTTGAAAGACATTGGAAAAAATGCTCTACAGAATACAGCTGGACAAGCGCTTGGTCAGATGAAAGAACAATTGACGGGAACGGCTATGCAAGGTCTTGCCTCGCAATTAAATATAGGGCTAAGTGCTGAGCAATTGGGTGGTTTAGTACAAAATACGCAACAAGCTGCGCAGGCTATTCAAGCGATAAAAGAACAGGGCTTAAGTGCTGTGACCGATTCAGCAAGCAGTTTATTGCAGCAAAGTCTAGTCGCACAAACAACATCTCTACAAACACAACAGCATGCTGGAATCAACCCTCAATCTTCAATTCCAATGACAGGTTTTGTTACTGGTCCAAAAAATGGTTAG
- the htpG gene encoding molecular chaperone HtpG, which yields MTEQSPQKHSFQAEVAQLLHLVTHSLYSNPEIFLRELISNASDACDKLRFEGINHPDYYEDDADLRVRVSLDKEHKTITISDNGIGLTAQEAIDNLGTIAKSGTKDFMSKLTGDQKSDAQLIGQFGVGFYSGFIVADKITVESRHAGTPADEGVRWVSGGTGDFEVTQITKANRGTDIILHLRDDALEYLESYKVKQIINKYSDHISLPIEMQKEVWQEEEAAEGEEAKGGQMVKTDEWEAINSASALWTRSKNDITEEQYIEFYKNLSHDFEAPLAWSHNRVEGSTEYTQLLYIPSKAPSNIFTREAKAGIKLYVKRVFIMDDADNLIPNYLRFVQGVVDSADLPLNVSRELLQESRDVKTIREGNTRRILNLLDTLAKSEDAADQEKFKQFYTEFGAVIKEGLGEDFANRERILKLLRYPTSNHDEISTSLSDYKARMKEGQKAIYYVTADSLAAAKNSPQLELFKKKGIEVLLMADRVDEWAMNFVNEFDGTPLQNVSKGAVDLGDLQDAEEKKALEAAAEQFKPVVDKLTDSLKDKTQQVRVTTRLVDSPACLVTSEGELSPQLIRMLKQAGQAVPESKPILEINPEHPLVKKLENSAQFDDLANVIFDQAVIAEGGLPEDPAEYVKRINSLLLK from the coding sequence ATGACCGAGCAAAGTCCACAGAAACATAGTTTTCAGGCAGAAGTAGCACAATTATTACATTTGGTGACGCATTCACTGTATTCCAATCCTGAAATTTTTCTACGTGAATTGATTTCCAATGCCTCTGATGCATGTGACAAATTACGTTTTGAAGGGATTAATCACCCTGATTATTATGAAGATGATGCTGACCTACGCGTCCGTGTCAGTTTAGACAAAGAGCATAAAACCATCACCATTTCCGACAATGGTATTGGTTTAACGGCACAAGAAGCGATTGATAATCTGGGTACGATTGCCAAATCTGGCACCAAAGACTTTATGTCTAAACTCACTGGCGACCAAAAATCTGATGCACAACTGATTGGTCAGTTTGGCGTAGGGTTTTATTCGGGTTTTATTGTTGCCGACAAAATTACCGTTGAATCACGTCATGCTGGCACACCGGCTGATGAAGGCGTGCGCTGGGTCAGTGGTGGTACGGGCGATTTTGAAGTGACTCAAATCACTAAAGCAAATCGTGGTACCGACATCATTCTACATTTACGTGATGATGCGCTTGAGTATTTGGAAAGCTATAAAGTAAAACAAATCATCAATAAATACTCAGACCATATTAGCTTGCCCATTGAAATGCAAAAAGAAGTATGGCAAGAAGAAGAGGCAGCTGAAGGCGAGGAAGCCAAAGGCGGTCAGATGGTGAAAACAGATGAATGGGAAGCCATTAACTCTGCCAGTGCGCTCTGGACACGCAGTAAAAATGATATTACTGAAGAACAATATATCGAGTTTTATAAAAACCTCAGCCATGATTTTGAAGCTCCTTTGGCCTGGAGTCATAACCGTGTTGAAGGCAGTACTGAATATACGCAGTTGCTGTATATTCCAAGTAAAGCACCTAGCAATATCTTTACGCGTGAAGCCAAAGCTGGCATTAAACTTTATGTAAAACGCGTATTTATTATGGATGATGCTGACAACCTCATTCCAAACTATCTCCGTTTTGTCCAAGGTGTCGTCGATAGTGCAGACCTTCCCTTAAACGTGAGTCGTGAGTTATTGCAAGAAAGCCGTGATGTAAAAACCATCCGTGAAGGCAATACACGTCGCATTTTGAACTTACTAGATACTTTGGCAAAATCAGAAGATGCTGCTGATCAAGAGAAATTCAAACAATTCTATACTGAATTTGGTGCAGTAATTAAAGAAGGTTTGGGTGAAGACTTTGCTAACCGTGAGCGTATCTTAAAATTATTACGTTATCCAACTTCTAATCATGATGAGATCAGTACATCTTTGAGCGATTACAAAGCACGAATGAAAGAAGGTCAAAAAGCCATTTATTACGTGACAGCAGATAGCTTGGCAGCAGCGAAAAACTCACCGCAGCTTGAGTTGTTTAAGAAAAAAGGCATTGAAGTATTGCTCATGGCTGATCGTGTCGATGAGTGGGCAATGAATTTCGTGAATGAGTTCGATGGCACACCGTTGCAAAACGTGTCTAAAGGGGCTGTGGACTTAGGTGATTTACAAGATGCTGAAGAGAAAAAAGCTTTAGAAGCCGCAGCTGAACAGTTTAAACCAGTGGTCGATAAACTCACCGATTCACTGAAAGATAAAACCCAACAAGTTCGTGTGACTACACGTTTGGTTGATTCTCCGGCGTGTTTGGTCACCAGTGAGGGTGAACTTTCTCCACAACTTATACGCATGTTAAAACAAGCGGGGCAGGCTGTACCAGAAAGCAAACCGATCCTAGAGATTAATCCTGAGCATCCTTTGGTGAAAAAGCTTGAGAATTCAGCACAGTTTGATGATTTAGCCAATGTTATCTTTGACCAAGCGGTGATTGCTGAAGGTGGTTTACCTGAAGACCCAGCAGAATATGTAAAACGTATTAATAGCTTATTGTTGAAATAG
- a CDS encoding OmpW/AlkL family protein: MLKQAALIALMAVSASAMAGPWQAKFGASLLSPTSDTSIAPGAVVKADHEFNFTPSVEYFFGDSPFSAELLLAAPFNQDVMLNGENVAKVKHLPPTLTAKYNFKNSTRFTPYIGVGATAFLAWDESGVADKVKNDVGFAGQLGFNYQPADAKNWGVFLDVRYADLSPEVRLVDGTKFDLDINPIVYTLGYSYRF; this comes from the coding sequence ATGTTGAAACAAGCAGCGCTCATTGCATTAATGGCAGTCTCAGCTTCTGCAATGGCAGGTCCATGGCAAGCAAAATTTGGTGCAAGTTTATTGTCCCCAACAAGCGATACAAGCATTGCACCAGGTGCTGTAGTTAAAGCGGATCATGAGTTTAACTTTACGCCATCAGTAGAATATTTCTTTGGTGATTCACCATTTTCTGCAGAATTATTATTGGCTGCGCCATTTAATCAAGACGTGATGTTGAATGGCGAAAATGTTGCTAAAGTAAAACATTTACCACCAACATTAACCGCGAAATATAATTTTAAAAACTCTACACGTTTCACACCATATATTGGTGTAGGTGCAACAGCATTTTTGGCATGGGATGAGTCTGGTGTAGCCGATAAAGTTAAAAATGATGTTGGTTTTGCTGGTCAGCTTGGTTTTAACTATCAACCTGCTGATGCTAAAAATTGGGGTGTATTCTTAGACGTGCGTTATGCTGATCTTAGCCCAGAAGTTCGTTTGGTTGATGGTACCAAGTTTGATTTAGACATCAATCCGATTGTTTATACTTTGGGGTATAGCTATCGTTTCTAA